One Saccharopolyspora erythraea NRRL 2338 genomic region harbors:
- a CDS encoding SIS domain-containing protein — MSEATAQPGARMTAEIAEQPHVFGELLAHRAEIAEVATRIAERRPRFALLAARGSSDHAALYAKYLIEVLLQLPVGLVSPSTTTLYGARPDLTDVLLLSVSQSGGSPDLLEVTEAGRKAGATTVAVTNTAESPLNRAAEMSVGIRAGQEQAVAATKTYSATLLALYLLVDAVRGGNAEHARALPELARTTLDTTEQAVAEAVHRYRFADRMVTTGRGYSLATACEAALKLAETSYLSARAYSGADLLHGPVAAVDAETAVLALCSAGKGGASTREVLEAVHERGADICAIGSAAADVPAAHRIGVPDCAEELAPVLEVLPVQRLALGLALERGGDPDNPRGLKKVTRTR; from the coding sequence ATGAGTGAGGCCACCGCACAGCCCGGCGCGCGGATGACCGCCGAGATCGCCGAACAGCCGCACGTGTTCGGCGAGCTACTGGCGCACCGCGCAGAGATCGCCGAGGTCGCCACCCGGATCGCCGAGCGCAGGCCGCGGTTCGCGCTGCTGGCGGCCCGGGGGTCCAGCGACCACGCCGCCCTGTACGCGAAGTACCTGATCGAGGTGCTGCTGCAACTGCCCGTCGGACTGGTGTCGCCGTCGACGACCACCCTCTACGGCGCGCGGCCCGACCTGACCGACGTGCTGCTGCTGTCGGTCAGCCAGAGCGGCGGCTCCCCCGACCTGCTCGAGGTCACCGAGGCGGGCCGCAAGGCAGGCGCCACCACGGTCGCGGTCACCAACACCGCCGAGTCGCCCCTGAATCGGGCCGCCGAGATGTCGGTCGGCATCCGGGCCGGCCAGGAGCAGGCGGTCGCCGCGACCAAGACCTACAGCGCCACGCTGCTCGCCCTCTACCTGCTGGTCGACGCGGTGCGCGGCGGGAACGCCGAGCACGCCCGCGCGTTGCCCGAGCTGGCCCGGACGACCCTGGACACCACCGAGCAGGCGGTCGCCGAGGCGGTCCACCGCTACCGGTTCGCCGACCGCATGGTCACCACCGGTCGCGGCTACTCGCTGGCGACGGCGTGCGAGGCGGCCCTGAAGCTGGCCGAGACCAGCTACCTGTCGGCCCGCGCCTACAGCGGCGCCGACCTGCTGCACGGTCCGGTCGCCGCGGTGGACGCCGAGACCGCGGTGCTCGCGCTGTGCAGCGCGGGCAAGGGCGGCGCCTCGACGCGGGAGGTCCTGGAGGCGGTGCACGAACGAGGTGCGGACATCTGCGCCATCGGCTCGGCCGCCGCCGACGTCCCCGCCGCGCACCGCATCGGCGTCCCGGACTGCGCGGAGGAGCTCGCGCCGGTGCTGGAGGTGCTGCCGGTCCAGCGCCTCGCGCTCGGTCTGGCGCTGGAACGGGGCGGCGATCCGGACAACCCGCGCGGCCTCAAGAAGGTGACCCGGACCCGCTGA
- a CDS encoding GntR family transcriptional regulator, which produces MLETSVPSGAENPARTQREPKYWGLKQHLLDMLRSLPPGSPIPTERALAAEFDVSRTTVRQALAELTVEGRLLRVQGKGTFAAKPKVAQRLQLTGYTEDMLAQGRQPTSRLLEVIEEPADQELASLLGTRPSATVLRLRRLRLADGEPMAIETTHLPLSRFRGLTGRLESGGSLYQVLRESFGVEMGYAEETIETALASPEEAELLGADVGLPMLLLSRHSFDTEGRPVEWVRSIYRGDRYKFVARLNPPA; this is translated from the coding sequence ATGCTCGAAACATCGGTGCCAAGCGGGGCGGAGAACCCGGCGCGTACCCAGCGAGAGCCCAAGTACTGGGGCCTGAAGCAGCACCTGCTGGACATGCTCCGCTCGCTGCCCCCAGGCTCCCCGATCCCCACCGAGCGGGCGCTGGCCGCCGAGTTCGACGTCTCCCGCACGACCGTCCGCCAGGCCCTCGCCGAGCTGACCGTCGAGGGCAGGCTGCTGCGCGTCCAGGGCAAGGGCACCTTCGCCGCCAAGCCCAAGGTCGCCCAGCGGCTCCAGCTCACCGGCTACACCGAGGACATGCTCGCCCAGGGCAGGCAGCCGACGTCGCGGCTGCTGGAGGTCATCGAGGAACCGGCCGACCAGGAGCTGGCGTCGCTGCTGGGCACCCGCCCGAGCGCCACCGTGCTGCGGCTGCGCCGCCTGCGCCTGGCCGACGGCGAGCCGATGGCGATCGAGACGACGCACCTGCCGCTGTCGCGCTTCCGGGGGCTGACCGGCCGGCTGGAGTCCGGCGGCTCGCTCTACCAGGTCCTGCGGGAGAGCTTCGGCGTCGAGATGGGCTACGCGGAGGAGACGATCGAGACGGCGCTGGCCAGCCCGGAGGAGGCCGAGCTGCTGGGCGCCGACGTCGGCCTGCCGATGCTGCTGCTCTCGCGGCACTCCTTCGACACCGAGGGCAGGCCGGTGGAGTGGGTCCGCTCGATCTACCGCGGCGACCGCTACAAGTTCGTCGCCCGCCTCAACCCGCCCGCCTGA
- a CDS encoding IS30 family transposase: MPRRRAAERVGINERTAKDWDYGVRKSRNARTYPNGVRVDYATGTSTIVDVNSVAPKLSALDKQLHPRLLTLAERERIRDLRAEGHSLRDIGSALGRSASTILREIRANSTHGGYQPYAAHRASAARRPRPKQRKLIAQGPLRQFVADGLRERWSPEQICHALGKEHPGDQRMRVSVETIYQALYFQARGGLKREVQAAIRTGRTRRKPRRNPNQRTARFIDPMVMISDRPAEAADRAVPGHWEGDLIIGAGNQSAIGTLVERTTRYTMLVHLPNGHDAETVRDGLVATITTLPNHLRGSLTWDQGAEMARHKQFTMATDMPVYFCDPASPWQRGTNENTNGLLRQYFPKGTDLSVYGPEDLEHVAQQLNGRPRKTLGWDSPAERLAMLLTKAS; the protein is encoded by the coding sequence GTGCCCCGGCGACGGGCGGCCGAGCGGGTGGGCATCAACGAGCGCACGGCGAAGGACTGGGACTACGGGGTCCGCAAGAGCCGGAACGCGCGGACCTACCCGAACGGGGTTCGTGTCGATTACGCGACGGGCACCAGCACGATCGTCGACGTGAACTCCGTGGCGCCCAAGCTGTCCGCACTGGACAAGCAGTTGCATCCCCGGCTGCTGACCTTGGCAGAGCGGGAACGGATCCGGGACCTGCGGGCCGAGGGCCACTCACTGCGGGACATCGGGAGCGCGTTGGGGCGCTCAGCCAGCACGATCTTGCGGGAGATCCGCGCGAACTCCACCCACGGCGGCTACCAGCCATATGCGGCCCACCGCGCGTCGGCCGCCCGTCGGCCACGCCCGAAGCAACGCAAGCTGATCGCGCAGGGACCGTTACGCCAGTTCGTGGCCGATGGCCTGCGCGAGCGCTGGTCACCGGAGCAGATCTGCCACGCTCTAGGCAAGGAGCATCCCGGCGACCAGAGGATGCGAGTGAGCGTGGAGACGATCTACCAGGCGCTGTACTTCCAGGCCCGCGGTGGTCTCAAACGCGAAGTACAGGCCGCGATCCGCACCGGCCGGACCCGCCGCAAGCCACGCCGCAACCCGAACCAGCGCACCGCGCGGTTCATCGACCCGATGGTGATGATCAGCGACCGCCCCGCCGAGGCCGCCGACCGGGCCGTGCCCGGCCACTGGGAGGGTGATCTCATCATTGGCGCTGGTAACCAGTCCGCGATCGGCACCCTGGTAGAGCGCACCACGCGGTACACCATGCTGGTCCACCTGCCGAACGGGCACGACGCCGAAACGGTCCGGGACGGTCTCGTAGCGACTATCACAACGCTGCCGAATCACCTCCGTGGCTCGCTGACCTGGGACCAGGGAGCCGAGATGGCCCGCCACAAGCAGTTCACCATGGCCACCGACATGCCGGTCTACTTCTGCGACCCGGCCAGTCCCTGGCAGCGCGGTACCAACGAAAACACCAACGGACTGCTGCGCCAGTACTTCCCCAAGGGCACCGACCTCAGCGTTTACGGACCCGAGGACCTCGAGCACGTCGCCCAACAGCTCAACGGGCGACCACGCAAAACGCTCGGCTGGGACTCCCCAGCCGAGCGCCTCGCTATGCTCCTGACCAAAGCCAGTTAA
- a CDS encoding S1 family peptidase: protein MKRRLAARVTGSVIFAAGTIAALTVPATANPTAPAPVAAEAATLMEAMQRDLGLTAEQAAERLADEAAATRADQSLRGTLGSAFGGSHYDAALGKLVVGVTDAGLLDEVRAAGADGELVQHNVQQLDGVADGLDAQSARAPQSVTGWYVDSSSNSVVLTTAPGTAGQATDFVRASGVDAGAVRVVESAEQPRTYADVIGGDAYYIGSGSRCSVGFSVQGGFVTAGHCGNQGDSTSQPSGTFEGSSFPGNDYGWVRTASGENPVPLVNDYQGGTVGVAGSSEAAEGASICRSGSTTGWHCGTVEAKNQTVRYPQGTVEGLTRTNVCAEPGDSGGSWLSGDQAQGVTSGGSGDCTSGGTTYFQPVNEILQAYGLTLLTQ, encoded by the coding sequence ATGAAGCGCAGACTTGCGGCCCGGGTGACGGGGTCCGTGATTTTCGCGGCTGGCACGATCGCCGCCCTGACCGTGCCCGCCACGGCGAATCCGACCGCGCCCGCGCCGGTCGCCGCGGAGGCCGCGACCCTGATGGAGGCGATGCAGCGCGACCTGGGCCTGACCGCCGAGCAGGCCGCTGAGCGCCTCGCCGACGAGGCCGCTGCCACCCGCGCCGACCAGAGCCTGCGCGGCACCCTCGGCTCCGCGTTCGGCGGCTCCCACTACGACGCCGCGCTCGGCAAGCTCGTCGTCGGCGTGACCGACGCCGGCCTCCTCGACGAGGTCCGCGCCGCCGGGGCCGACGGCGAGCTGGTCCAGCACAACGTCCAGCAGCTCGACGGCGTCGCCGACGGCCTCGACGCGCAGTCCGCGCGCGCCCCGCAGTCGGTCACCGGCTGGTACGTGGACTCCAGCAGCAACTCCGTGGTCCTGACCACCGCCCCGGGCACAGCCGGGCAGGCGACCGACTTCGTCCGCGCCAGCGGGGTGGACGCCGGCGCCGTGCGCGTCGTCGAGTCCGCCGAGCAGCCCCGGACCTACGCCGACGTCATCGGCGGCGACGCCTACTACATCGGCAGCGGTTCCCGCTGCTCGGTCGGCTTCTCCGTGCAGGGCGGCTTCGTGACCGCGGGCCACTGCGGCAACCAGGGCGACAGCACCAGCCAGCCGAGCGGCACCTTCGAGGGCTCGTCCTTCCCGGGCAACGACTACGGCTGGGTCCGGACCGCTTCCGGCGAGAACCCGGTTCCGCTGGTCAACGACTACCAGGGCGGCACCGTCGGCGTCGCCGGCTCCAGCGAGGCCGCCGAGGGCGCGTCGATCTGCCGTTCCGGCTCCACGACCGGCTGGCACTGCGGCACCGTCGAGGCAAAGAACCAGACGGTGCGCTACCCGCAGGGCACCGTCGAGGGCCTGACCCGCACCAACGTGTGCGCCGAGCCCGGTGACTCCGGCGGCTCGTGGCTGTCCGGCGACCAGGCCCAGGGCGTGACCTCCGGCGGTTCGGGCGACTGCACCTCCGGCGGCACGACCTACTTCCAGCCGGTCAACGAGATCCTGCAGGCCTACGGTCTGACGCTGCTCACCCAGTGA
- the thiE gene encoding thiamine phosphate synthase → MPGLDGFGIRARLEEALLYLCTDARTERGDLAEFADAALDGGVDIIQLRDKSAGGAPLEARHELAALEVLAEACVRHGALLAVNDRADVAMAADADVLHLGQDDLPVELARRIVGDQVVVGRSTHDVVQADSAATEQGVDYFCTGPVWTTPTKPGREAAGLELVRHTAEHRGHGRPWFAIGGIGMDNIDEVVQAGARRVVVVRAITEAEDPRAAAAALRTKLG, encoded by the coding sequence ATGCCAGGACTGGACGGTTTCGGTATCCGCGCCCGCCTCGAGGAGGCCCTGCTCTACCTCTGCACCGACGCGCGCACCGAACGAGGTGATCTCGCCGAGTTCGCCGACGCGGCGCTGGACGGCGGGGTGGACATCATCCAGTTGCGGGACAAGAGCGCGGGCGGCGCTCCGCTGGAGGCCCGCCACGAGCTCGCCGCGCTGGAGGTGCTGGCCGAGGCGTGCGTCCGGCACGGCGCGCTGCTGGCGGTCAACGACCGCGCCGACGTGGCGATGGCCGCCGACGCCGACGTGCTGCACCTCGGCCAGGACGACCTGCCCGTCGAGCTGGCCCGGCGCATCGTCGGCGACCAGGTGGTGGTCGGGCGCTCCACGCACGACGTCGTGCAGGCCGACTCGGCGGCCACCGAGCAGGGCGTGGACTACTTCTGCACCGGCCCGGTGTGGACCACGCCGACCAAGCCGGGACGCGAGGCCGCCGGGCTCGAACTGGTCCGCCACACCGCCGAGCACCGCGGCCACGGCAGGCCGTGGTTCGCCATCGGCGGCATCGGCATGGACAACATCGACGAGGTGGTCCAGGCGGGTGCGCGGCGTGTCGTCGTCGTCCGCGCCATCACCGAGGCCGAGGACCCGCGCGCCGCCGCCGCGGCGCTGCGGACCAAGCTGGGCTAG
- the thiO gene encoding glycine oxidase ThiO — protein MTAEHVVVVGGGVIGLSVAWCAARAGHRVTVVDPAPASGASHVAGGMLAPVAEAWPGEEELLELGAASLHRWPDFADRLARDAGMPSGLRPEGTLVVGVDSADRTELDNLADYLARLGRSVTRHNGRELRRMEPSLGPSVRAGLSVPGDLAVDNRVALAALRAAATAAGAEFVTARARAVRAGEVELEDSALRCDVAVIAAGARSGDLHPLLSGAIRPVKGEILRLRARTTALPPPTRTVRGPVHGRQVYLVPRDDGGLVVGATQYEVGFDTEVTVGGVRDLIADAEQVLPGIAEYALVEAIAGLRPGTGDNLPLLGWLEPGVIAATGHHRNGFLLAPVTAEAVVALLSGRTPPEEVKAADPGRRISPENGGQQCR, from the coding sequence TTGACGGCCGAGCACGTCGTCGTTGTCGGCGGCGGGGTCATCGGTCTGTCCGTCGCTTGGTGCGCGGCGCGCGCCGGTCACCGCGTGACGGTGGTCGACCCGGCGCCCGCGTCCGGCGCGTCGCACGTGGCGGGCGGGATGCTCGCACCGGTCGCCGAGGCGTGGCCCGGCGAGGAGGAGCTGCTCGAGCTGGGGGCCGCGTCGTTGCACCGCTGGCCCGACTTCGCGGACCGGCTCGCCCGCGACGCGGGGATGCCGTCCGGTCTGCGGCCGGAGGGCACGCTCGTCGTGGGGGTCGACAGCGCCGACCGCACCGAGCTCGACAACCTCGCCGACTACCTCGCCCGCCTCGGCCGCTCGGTGACCAGGCACAACGGTCGCGAGCTGCGCCGGATGGAGCCGTCTCTGGGCCCGTCGGTGCGGGCCGGGTTGTCGGTGCCGGGCGACCTCGCGGTCGACAACCGCGTCGCTCTGGCCGCGCTGCGCGCGGCGGCGACGGCGGCCGGCGCCGAGTTCGTCACCGCCCGGGCGCGCGCGGTGCGCGCCGGCGAGGTCGAGCTGGAGGACTCGGCGCTGCGATGCGACGTCGCGGTGATCGCCGCGGGCGCGCGGTCCGGTGACCTCCACCCGCTGCTGAGCGGGGCGATCCGGCCGGTGAAGGGCGAGATCCTGCGGCTGCGCGCGCGGACCACCGCCCTGCCGCCGCCGACCCGGACCGTGCGCGGACCGGTGCACGGCAGGCAGGTCTACCTGGTGCCGCGCGACGACGGCGGGCTCGTCGTCGGCGCGACGCAGTACGAGGTCGGCTTCGACACCGAGGTCACCGTCGGTGGGGTGCGCGACCTGATCGCCGACGCCGAGCAGGTGCTGCCGGGCATCGCCGAGTACGCGCTGGTGGAGGCCATCGCCGGGCTGCGGCCGGGCACCGGCGACAACCTGCCGCTGCTGGGCTGGCTGGAACCGGGCGTCATCGCCGCGACCGGCCACCACCGCAACGGGTTCCTGCTGGCGCCGGTCACCGCAGAGGCGGTCGTCGCGCTGCTGAGCGGCCGGACCCCGCCGGAAGAGGTGAAGGCCGCCGACCCCGGCCGCCGGATCTCCCCCGAGAACGGAGGGCAACAGTGCAGGTAG
- the thiS gene encoding sulfur carrier protein ThiS — MQVVVNGESRQVPEDATLEAVLREFGVPERGVAVALDGAVVPRAAWPATGLRAEATVEVLTAVQGG, encoded by the coding sequence GTGCAGGTAGTGGTCAACGGAGAGTCCCGGCAGGTCCCCGAGGACGCCACGCTGGAAGCCGTGCTGCGCGAGTTCGGCGTGCCGGAACGGGGAGTCGCCGTCGCGCTGGACGGCGCGGTCGTGCCGCGGGCCGCCTGGCCCGCGACCGGCCTGCGGGCGGAGGCGACCGTCGAAGTCCTCACCGCGGTTCAAGGAGGCTGA
- a CDS encoding thiazole synthase, whose product MDDPLVIAGREFGSRLITGTGGAANLAVLERALIASGTELTTVAMRRADAGGRTGVLDLLRKLGIEALPNTAGCRTAAEAVLTAQLAREALGTNWVKLEVVADEDTLLPDPVELLDAAEQLVDQGFVVLAYTNDDPVLALRLEETGCAAVMPLGSPIGTGLGIRNPHNIEMIVSRASVPIVLDAGIGTASDAALAMELGCDAVLLATAVTRAQDPERMAAAMRAAVDAGRLASQAGRIPQRFWAQASSPGRPTG is encoded by the coding sequence ATGGACGACCCGCTGGTCATCGCGGGACGCGAGTTCGGCTCGCGGCTGATCACCGGTACCGGTGGCGCGGCCAACCTGGCGGTGCTGGAACGCGCGCTGATCGCATCCGGTACCGAGCTGACGACGGTGGCGATGCGCCGTGCCGACGCCGGAGGCCGCACCGGCGTGCTCGACCTGCTGCGCAAGCTCGGCATCGAGGCGCTGCCCAACACCGCGGGCTGCCGGACGGCGGCCGAGGCGGTGCTGACCGCGCAGCTCGCGCGGGAGGCGTTGGGCACGAACTGGGTCAAGCTGGAGGTCGTCGCCGACGAGGACACGTTGCTGCCCGACCCGGTCGAACTGCTCGACGCTGCGGAACAGCTGGTGGACCAGGGTTTCGTGGTCCTCGCCTACACCAACGACGATCCGGTGCTGGCGCTGCGGCTGGAGGAGACCGGGTGCGCGGCGGTGATGCCGCTGGGCTCGCCGATCGGCACCGGCCTCGGCATCCGCAACCCGCACAACATCGAGATGATCGTCTCCCGCGCGTCGGTGCCGATCGTGCTCGACGCGGGCATCGGCACCGCATCGGATGCGGCGCTGGCGATGGAGCTCGGCTGCGACGCGGTGCTGCTGGCCACCGCCGTGACCCGCGCGCAGGACCCGGAGCGGATGGCCGCCGCGATGCGCGCGGCCGTCGACGCGGGACGGCTCGCCTCCCAGGCCGGACGCATCCCGCAGCGGTTCTGGGCGCAGGCCTCCAGCCCAGGACGCCCCACCGGCTGA
- a CDS encoding FUSC family protein, producing MPARPHPPVIAVAGQRAVRVGDGEVSTMAGVNAGVAGSVLKRVRARLATEAGAPDPRQRQYAVLVAVAVVGATALGWIFDLHTPGIVAGVTAVFALVATSGQALRSDLHRFVWFTPALALVMTLGPVLSNVPVLAGIAVASVVFGAGMLPAMGEHYRVGGQTLAAATLFSTTTGIGSDQSVLVLLASSVAGVAFALLLRVLVGLGDPTRATRIAVAGTLLEPGPGVVELAASAWRADGASTWLGQVLAGAARFRAARETLLAQAQQVGRLEAERLREIVAEADRVAAQLAIAVRSRACSGLPASARLDPAEVVLRRGGRQDLPDAARGLNQGLDRIRAAVVERDETPATPPAPGGRRERAMGAVRAHLSMRSSLFRHALRCTLAVGVGMVIVLLLNDPSESGLLLALYVVLQPAARDSMNGALERTGGAVLGVVALAALITLLPGAYLLVPLVVAAMLVNIDRLRTDYRTLLGALIVITVVDQAMQLDRPLVNVAISFAANSAIGAAIALSVGYVSYLVLPSSALPDVRGAIRSTVWSVSELLRSVRAAGQGANLRQALHSAHVLAMRRTQDLLGMPALLDGNDEETEDERVTRDAAVALDALRQDVATLAFRPETERAIAVPALRAVDDLLAGKTSAKIPDVAENTAPATELLASSLVENALHARAAIDRTFGYDSPWKSYTISFVRPERLHIK from the coding sequence ATGCCCGCGCGCCCCCACCCGCCCGTGATCGCGGTGGCCGGTCAGCGCGCGGTGCGTGTTGGCGATGGCGAGGTCTCGACGATGGCAGGGGTTAACGCGGGCGTGGCTGGTTCGGTGTTGAAACGGGTGCGGGCTCGACTGGCCACCGAGGCGGGTGCGCCGGATCCCAGACAGCGCCAGTACGCCGTGCTGGTCGCGGTCGCGGTGGTGGGCGCGACGGCGCTCGGCTGGATCTTCGACCTGCACACCCCCGGGATCGTCGCCGGGGTGACGGCGGTGTTCGCGTTGGTCGCCACGAGCGGCCAGGCGCTGCGCTCGGACCTGCACCGCTTCGTCTGGTTCACGCCCGCGCTGGCGCTGGTGATGACGCTGGGGCCGGTGCTCTCCAACGTCCCGGTGCTGGCCGGTATAGCGGTGGCGAGCGTGGTGTTCGGCGCCGGGATGCTGCCCGCGATGGGCGAGCACTACCGCGTCGGCGGCCAGACGCTGGCCGCCGCGACGCTGTTCTCGACCACCACCGGCATCGGCAGCGACCAGTCGGTGCTGGTGCTGCTGGCGTCCTCGGTCGCCGGTGTGGCTTTCGCGCTGCTGCTCAGGGTTCTCGTCGGACTCGGCGACCCGACCCGTGCCACCCGCATCGCCGTCGCGGGCACGCTGCTCGAGCCCGGCCCCGGAGTCGTGGAGCTGGCCGCGAGCGCATGGCGCGCCGACGGCGCGAGCACCTGGCTCGGTCAGGTGCTCGCCGGCGCGGCCCGGTTCCGGGCGGCGCGGGAGACGCTGCTCGCGCAGGCCCAGCAGGTCGGGCGGCTGGAAGCCGAGCGGCTGCGGGAGATCGTCGCCGAGGCCGACCGGGTCGCCGCGCAGCTCGCGATCGCCGTCCGGTCCAGGGCGTGCAGCGGGCTGCCCGCGTCGGCGCGGCTCGACCCGGCCGAGGTGGTCCTGCGGCGCGGCGGCAGGCAGGACCTGCCGGACGCGGCGCGCGGGCTCAACCAGGGTCTGGACCGCATCCGCGCGGCGGTGGTCGAGCGCGACGAGACGCCCGCGACGCCGCCCGCGCCGGGCGGGCGCCGCGAGCGCGCGATGGGCGCGGTCCGCGCGCACCTGTCGATGCGGTCCTCGCTGTTCCGCCACGCGCTGCGCTGCACGCTCGCGGTCGGCGTCGGCATGGTGATCGTGCTGCTGCTCAACGACCCGTCGGAGTCAGGTCTGCTGCTGGCGCTGTACGTGGTGCTGCAACCGGCGGCCCGCGACAGCATGAACGGCGCGCTGGAGCGCACCGGCGGCGCGGTGCTCGGCGTGGTCGCGCTGGCCGCGCTGATCACCCTGCTTCCCGGCGCCTACCTGCTGGTCCCGCTGGTGGTCGCGGCGATGCTGGTCAACATCGACCGGCTGCGCACGGACTACCGGACGCTGCTCGGCGCGCTCATCGTGATCACCGTCGTCGACCAGGCGATGCAGCTGGACCGGCCGCTGGTCAACGTGGCGATCAGCTTCGCGGCCAACAGCGCCATCGGCGCGGCCATCGCGCTCAGCGTCGGCTACGTCAGCTACCTGGTGCTGCCCAGCAGTGCGCTGCCGGACGTGCGCGGCGCGATCCGCTCCACCGTGTGGTCGGTGTCGGAGCTGCTGCGCAGCGTGCGTGCCGCCGGGCAGGGCGCCAACCTGCGGCAGGCGCTGCACTCGGCGCACGTGCTTGCCATGCGGCGCACCCAGGACCTGCTCGGCATGCCGGCGCTGCTCGACGGCAACGACGAGGAGACCGAGGACGAGCGGGTCACCCGCGACGCGGCGGTCGCCCTGGACGCGTTGCGCCAGGACGTCGCTACGCTGGCGTTCCGCCCCGAGACCGAGCGGGCCATCGCGGTGCCCGCGCTGCGCGCGGTCGACGACCTGCTCGCCGGGAAGACCTCGGCGAAGATCCCCGACGTCGCCGAGAACACCGCTCCCGCGACGGAGCTGCTGGCCAGCTCCCTGGTGGAGAACGCGCTGCACGCCCGCGCGGCGATCGACCGCACCTTCGGCTACGACAGCCCGTGGAAGAGCTACACGATCTCGTTCGTCCGCCCGGAGCGCCTGCACATCAAGTGA
- the thiD gene encoding bifunctional hydroxymethylpyrimidine kinase/phosphomethylpyrimidine kinase: MHETPAGHEIQPANDPAPPTALTIAGSDSGGSAGMHADLRTFFACGVHGMTAVTAVTVQNTVGVTGLVEIPPETVAAQVDAVASDIGVDAAKTGVLASAATIEAVMAVCDNHGIGRGGRTPFVVDPVAASRSGEPLLRPDALDALRNEAFPRATLVTPNLDEVRLLTGFDARTRADLLDAAKAIYDFGPQWVLIKSGHLPDDPECVDLLYDGSQATPLPGPRYSTVHTHGAGDAFASSITAALAKGASMPDAVRLGKRFVTRSVEHAYPLGAGIGPVSTFWRVSPRSF, translated from the coding sequence ATGCACGAGACACCCGCCGGGCACGAGATCCAGCCCGCGAACGACCCCGCTCCGCCGACCGCGCTGACCATCGCCGGTTCGGACTCCGGAGGCAGCGCCGGCATGCACGCCGACCTGCGGACGTTCTTCGCGTGCGGGGTGCACGGCATGACCGCGGTGACGGCCGTGACGGTGCAGAACACCGTCGGGGTCACCGGGCTGGTCGAGATCCCGCCGGAGACGGTGGCCGCCCAGGTCGACGCGGTCGCCTCCGACATCGGCGTCGACGCCGCCAAGACCGGCGTGCTGGCCTCCGCCGCGACCATCGAGGCGGTCATGGCCGTGTGCGACAACCACGGCATCGGCCGCGGCGGCCGCACCCCGTTCGTCGTCGACCCGGTCGCCGCCTCGCGCAGCGGCGAACCGCTGCTGCGCCCCGACGCGCTCGACGCGCTGCGCAACGAGGCTTTCCCGCGCGCGACGCTGGTGACGCCGAACCTCGACGAGGTCCGGCTGCTGACCGGGTTCGACGCGCGCACCCGCGCCGACCTGCTCGACGCGGCGAAGGCGATCTACGACTTCGGCCCGCAGTGGGTGCTCATCAAGAGCGGTCACCTGCCGGACGACCCGGAGTGCGTGGACCTGCTCTACGACGGCAGCCAGGCGACGCCGCTGCCCGGTCCGCGATACTCGACCGTGCACACCCATGGCGCGGGCGACGCCTTCGCCTCGTCGATCACCGCGGCGCTGGCCAAGGGCGCGTCGATGCCGGACGCGGTGCGGCTGGGCAAGCGTTTCGTGACCCGAAGCGTCGAGCACGCCTACCCGCTCGGTGCCGGTATCGGCCCGGTGTCGACCTTCTGGCGCGTCAGCCCTCGCTCGTTCTGA